In Vicugna pacos chromosome 10, VicPac4, whole genome shotgun sequence, the following proteins share a genomic window:
- the MADD gene encoding MAP kinase-activating death domain protein isoform X25, whose amino-acid sequence MVQKKKFCPRLLDYLVIVGARHPSSDSVAQTPELLRRYPLEDHPEFPLPPDVVFFCQPEGCLSVRQRRMSLRDDTSFVFTLTDKDTGVTRYGICVNFYRSFQKRMPKEKGDAGAGSRGKQGPRATCVSEEAGTENSESGSSLQPPSADSTSDVSQSPRGKHRAKAGSRSRNSTLTSLCVLSHYPFFSTFRECLYTLKRLVDCCSERLLGKKLGIPRGIQRDTMWRIFTGSLLVEEKSSALLHDLREIEAWIYRLLRSPVPVSGQKRVDIEVLPQELQQALTFALPDPSRFTLVDFPLHLPLELLGVDACLQVLTCILLEHKVVLQSRDYNALSMSVMAFVAMIYPLEYMFPVIPLLPTCMASAEQLLLAPTPYIIGVPASFFLYKLDFKMPDDVWLVDLDSNRVIAPTNAEVLPILPEPESLELKKHLKQALASMSLNTQPILNLEKFHEGQEIPLLLGRPSNDLQSTPSTEFNPLIYGNDVDSVDVATRVAMVRFFNSPNVLQGFQMHTRTLRLFPRPVVAFQAGSFLASRPRQTPFAEKLARTQAVEYFGEWILNPTNYAFQRIHNNMFDPALIGDKPKWYAHQLQPIHYRVYDSSSQLAEALRVPPERDSDSDPTDDSGSDSMDYDDSSSSYSSLGDFVSEMMKCDINGDTPNVDPLTHAALGDASEVAIDELQNPKEAEEPGPDGENSRENPPLRSSSSTTASSSPSTIIHGATSEPADSTEMDDKAAVGISKPFPSVPPSIGKSNVDKRQAEIGEGSVRRRIYDNPYFEPQYGLSPEEDDEEQGESYTPRFSQHVNGNRLKLASDSDAESDSRASSPTSTVSNNSTEGFGGIMSFASSLYRNHSTSFSLSNLTLPAKGAREKTTPFPSLKGNRRALVDQKSSVIKHSPTVKREPPSPQGRSSNSSENQQFLKEVVHSVLDGQGVGWLNMKKVRRLLESEQLRVFVLSKLNRTVQSEDDARQDIIPDVEISRKVYKGMLDLLKCTVLSLEQSYAHAGLGGMASIFGLLEIAQTHYYSKEPDKRKRSPTESINTPVGKDPGLAGRGDAKAMAQLRVPQLGPRASSAPGRSPKELDTRSLKEENFVASVGPEVIKPVFDIGETEEKKSQVSADSGVSLTSGSQRTDPDSVIGVSPAVMIRSSSQDSEVSNSSGETLGADSDLSSNAGDGPGGEGGAHLAGSRGTLSDSEIETNSATSAIFGKAHSLKPSVKEKLVGSPVRSSEDVSQRVYLYEGLLGRDKGSMWDQLEDAAMETFSISKERSTLWDQMQFWEDAFLDAVMLEREGMGMDQGPQEMIDRYLSLGEHDRKRLEDDEDRLLATLLHNLVSYMLLMKVNKNDIRKKVRRLMGKSHIGLVYSQQINEVLDQLANLNGRDLSIRSSGSRHMKKQTFVVHAGTDTNGDIFFMEVCDDCVVLRSNIGTVYERWWYEKLINMTYCPKTKVLCLWRRNGSETQLNKFYTKKCRELYYCVKDSMERAAARQQSIKPGPELGGEFPVQDMKTGEGGLLQVTLEGINLKFMHNQFLKLKKW is encoded by the exons ATGGTGCAAAAGAAGAAGTTCTGTCCTCGGTTACTTGACTATCTAGTGATCGTAGGGGCCAG GCACCCGAGCAGTGACAGTGTGGCCCAGACTCCAGAATTGCTAAGGCGGTACCCGTTAGAGGATCACCCTGAGTTTCCCCTGCCCCCAGATGTCGTGTTCTTCTGCCAGCCAGAGGGCTGTCTGAGTGTGCGGCAGCGGCGCATGAGCCTGCGGGACGACACCTCTTTTGTCTTCACTCTCACCGACAAGGACACTGGAGTCACGCGTTATGGCATCTGTGTTAACTTCTACCGCTCCTTCCAGAAACGCATGCCTAAGGAAAAGGGGGATGCTGGGGCAGGGTCCCGTGGGAAGCAAGGACCCCGTGCCACCTGCGTCTCAGAAGAGGCTGGCACTGAGAACTCAGAGAGTGGCTCGTCCCTGCAGCCTCCCAGTGCTGACTCCACCTCGGACGTGAGCCAGTCTCCTCGGGGCAAACACCGGGCCAAGGCAGGGAGCCGCTCCCGCAACAGCACTCTGACATCGCTGTGTGTGCTCAGCCACTACCCCTTCTTCTCCACCTTCCGAGAGTGTCTGTACACCCTCAAACGCCTGGTGGACTGCTGTAGTGAGCGGCTGCTGGGCAAGAAACTAGGTATCCCTCGAGGCATACAAAG GGACACCATGTGGCGCATCTTTACCGGATCATTGTTAGTAGAAGAGAAGTCAAGTGCCCTTCTGCATGACCTTCGAGAGATTGAGGCCTGGATTTATCGATTGCTGCGCTCCCCAGTACCCGTCTCCGGGCAGAAGCGAGTGGACATTGAGGTCCTACCCCAGGAGCTCCAGCAAGCTCTGACCTTTGCTCTTCCAGACCCCTCTCGATTCACCCTGGTAGATTTCCCACTGCACCTTCCCTTGGAACTTCTGGGTGTGGATGCCTGCCTTCAGGTGCTAACCTGCATCCTATTAGAGCACAAG GTGGTGCTACAGTCCCGAGACTACAACGCACTCTCCATGTCCGTGATGGCATTTGTGGCAATGATCTATCCCTTGGAGTATATGTTTCCTGTTATCCCACTGCTGCCCACCTGCATGGCATCTGCAGAACAG CTGCTGTTGGCTCCAACACCGTACATCATCGGGGTCCCTGCCAGCTTCTTCCTCTATAAATTGGACTTCAAAATGCCTGATGACGTATGGCTAGTGGATCTGGACAGCAACAGG GTGATTGCCCCCACCAATGCAGAAGTGCTGCCTATCCTGCCAGAACCAGAATCATTAGAGttgaaaaaacatttaaagcag GCTCTCGCCAGCATGAGTCTCAACACCCAGCCCATCCTCAATCTGGAGAAATTCCATGAGGGCCAAGAGATCCCTCTTCTCTTGGGAAGGCCTTCTAATGACCTGCAGTCCACACCTTCTACAGAATTCAACCCACTCATCTATGGCAATGATGTGGATTCTGTGGATGTCGCAACCAG AGTGGCCATGGTCCGTTTCTTCAACTCCCCCAACGTGCTGCAGGGCTTTCAGATGCACACACGTACCCTGCGTCTCTTCCCCCGGCCCGTGGTAGCTTTTCAAGCTGGCTCCTTTCTAGCCTCACGTCCCCGGCAGACTCCTTTTGCTGAGAAATTGGCCAGGACTCAGGCTGTGGAGTACTTTGGAGAATGGATCCTCAACCCCACCAACTATGCCTTTCAGCGAATTCACAACA ACATGTTCGATCCAGCCCTGATTGGCGACAAGCCAAAGTGGTACGCCCACCAGCTGCAGCCCATCCACTATCGGGTCTACGACAGCAGCTCCCAGCTGGCTGAGGCGCTGCGCGTGCCGCCAGAGCGCGACTCTGACTCTGACCCTACTGATGACAG TGGCAGTGATAGTATGGATTATGATGACTCAAGCTCTTCTTACTCCTCCCTTGGTGACTTTGTCAGTGAAATGATGAAATGTGACATCAATGGTGATACTCCTA ATGTGGATCCTCTGACACACGCAGCACTGGGGGACGCCAGTGAGGTAGCAATTGATGAGCTGCAAAACCCAAAGGAAGCAGAGGAGCCTGGCCCAGATGGCGAGAACTCTCGGGAAAACCCCCCTCTGCGTTCTAGCTCCAGCACCACCGCCAGCAGTAGCCCCAGCACCATCATCCATGGAGCCACTTCT GAACCTGCCGACTCAACAGAGATGGATGATAAGGCAGCAGTGGGCATCTCCAAGCCCTTCCCCTCTGTGCCTCCCAGCATTGGCAAATCGAACGTGGACAAGCGTCAGGCAGAAATTGGAGAGGGGTCAGTGCGCCGGCGAATCTATGACAATCCATACTTCGAGCCCCAGTATGGCCTTTCCCCTGAGGAAGATGATGAGGAGCAGGGGGAAAGTTACACTCCCCGATTCAGCCAACATGTCAATGGCAATCG CTTGAAACTGGCAAGCGACTCAGATGCAGAGTCAGACTCTCGAGCGAGCTCGCCCACCTCCACCGTCTCCAACAACAGCACCGAAGGCTTCGGGGGCATCATGTCTTTCGCCA GCAGCCTCTATCGGAATCACAGCACGAGCTTCAGTCTTTCAAACCTCACCCTGCCTGCCAAAGGTGCCCGAGAGAAGACCACCCCCTTCCCCAGTCTGAAAG gaaacagaaggGCCTTAGTCGACCAGAAGTCATCTGTCATTAAACACAGCCCAACAGTGAAAAGAGAGCCTCCATCACCTCAGGgtcgatccagcaattccag TGAGAACCAGCAGTTCCTGAAGGAGGTGGTGCACAGCGTGCTGGATGGCCAGGGAGTTGGCTGGCTCAACATGAAGAAGGTGCGACGGCTGCTGGAGAGCGAGCAGCTGCGAGTCTTTGTCCTGAGCAAGCTGAATCGCACAGTGCAGTCAGAGGACGATGCCCGGCAGGACATCATCCCAGATGTG GAGATCAGTCGGAAGGTATACAAGGGCATGTTAGACCTGCTCAAGTGCACGGTCCTCAGTCTGGAGCAGTCCTATGCCCACGCAGGTCTGGGAGGCATGGCCAGCATCTTTGGGCTTCTGGAGATCGCCCAGACCCACTACTATAGTAAAG AACCAGACAAGCGGAAGAGGAGTCCAACAGAGAGCATAAACACACCAGTTGGCAAGGACCCTGGCCTGGCTGGGCGGGGAGACGCGAAAGCCATGGCACAGCTGAGAGTTCCCCAGCTGGGGCCCCGGGCATCGAGTGCTCCAGGAAGGAGTCCCAAGGAATTGGACACCAGAAGTTTAAAGGAAGAGAATTTTGTAGCATCTGTTG GGCCTGAAGTAATCAAACCTGTCTTTGACATTGGTGAGACGGAGGAGAAGAAGTCCCAGGTCAGCGCAGACAGTGGTGTGAGCCTGACATCTGGTTCCCAG AGGACTGATCCAGACTCTGTCATCGGTGTGAGTCCAGCTGTTATGATCCGAAGCTCAAGTCAGGACTCTGAA gtGAGCAATAGCTCTGGAGAGACCCTTGGGGCGGACAGTGACCTGAGCAGCAACGCAGGTGATGGACCAGGCGGTGAGGGCGGCGCCCACTTGGCGGGCTCTCGGGGCACTTTGTCTGATAGTGAAATTGAAACCAACTCTGCCACCAGCGCCATCTTT GGTAAAGCCCACAGCTTGAAGCCAAGTGTAAAGGAGAAGCTGGTGGGCAGCCCAGTTCGCTCTTCTGAAGATGTAAGCCAGCGAGTCTATCTCTACGAAGGACTCTTAG GAAGGGACAAAGGATCGATGTGGGACCAGTTAGAGGATGCTGCTATGGAGACCTTTTCTATAA GCAAAGAGCGTTCTACTTTGTGGGACCAAATGCAGTTCTGGGAAGATGCGTTCTTAGATGCTGTGATGTTGGAGAGAGAAGGGATGGGTATGGACCAGGGCCCTCAGGAAATGATAGACAG GTACCTGTCCCTGGGAGAGCATGACCGGAAGCGCCTAGAGGATGATGAAGATCGTTTGCTGGCCACACTCTTGCACAACCTCGTCTCCTACATGCTGCTGATGAAG GTAAATAAGAATGACATCCGGAAGAAGGTGAGGCGCCTGATGGGAAAGTCCCACATTGGGCTTGTGTACAGCCAGCAAATCAACGAAGTGCTCGACCAGCTGGCAAACCTG AATGGACGTGATCTCTCTATCCGGTCCAGTGGCAGCCGGCACATGAAGAAGCAGACATTTGTGGTACATGCGGGGACAGACACAAATGGAGACATCTTTTTCATGGAG
- the MADD gene encoding MAP kinase-activating death domain protein isoform X26 — MVQKKKFCPRLLDYLVIVGARHPSSDSVAQTPELLRRYPLEDHPEFPLPPDVVFFCQPEGCLSVRQRRMSLRDDTSFVFTLTDKDTGVTRYGICVNFYRSFQKRMPKEKGDAGAGSRGKQGPRATCVSEEAGTENSESGSSLQPPSADSTSDVSQSPRGKHRAKAGSRSRNSTLTSLCVLSHYPFFSTFRECLYTLKRLVDCCSERLLGKKLGIPRGIQRDTMWRIFTGSLLVEEKSSALLHDLREIEAWIYRLLRSPVPVSGQKRVDIEVLPQELQQALTFALPDPSRFTLVDFPLHLPLELLGVDACLQVLTCILLEHKVVLQSRDYNALSMSVMAFVAMIYPLEYMFPVIPLLPTCMASAEQLLLAPTPYIIGVPASFFLYKLDFKMPDDVWLVDLDSNRVIAPTNAEVLPILPEPESLELKKHLKQALASMSLNTQPILNLEKFHEGQEIPLLLGRPSNDLQSTPSTEFNPLIYGNDVDSVDVATRVAMVRFFNSPNVLQGFQMHTRTLRLFPRPVVAFQAGSFLASRPRQTPFAEKLARTQAVEYFGEWILNPTNYAFQRIHNNMFDPALIGDKPKWYAHQLQPIHYRVYDSSSQLAEALRVPPERDSDSDPTDDSGSDSMDYDDSSSSYSSLGDFVSEMMKCDINGDTPNVDPLTHAALGDASEVAIDELQNPKEAEEPGPDGENSRENPPLRSSSSTTASSSPSTIIHGATSEPADSTEMDDKAAVGISKPFPSVPPSIGKSNVDKRQAEIGEGAQKLLRPNSLKLASDSDAESDSRASSPTSTVSNNSTEGFGGIMSFASSLYRNHSTSFSLSNLTLPAKGAREKTTPFPSLKVFGLNTLMEIVTEAGPGSGEGNRRALVDQKSSVIKHSPTVKREPPSPQGRSSNSSENQQFLKEVVHSVLDGQGVGWLNMKKVRRLLESEQLRVFVLSKLNRTVQSEDDARQDIIPDVEISRKVYKGMLDLLKCTVLSLEQSYAHAGLGGMASIFGLLEIAQTHYYSKEPDKRKRSPTESINTPVGKDPGLAGRGDAKAMAQLRVPQLGPRASSAPGRSPKELDTRSLKEENFVASVGPEVIKPVFDIGETEEKKSQVSADSGVSLTSGSQRTDPDSVIGVSPAVMIRSSSQDSEVSTVVSNSSGETLGADSDLSSNAGDGPGGEGGAHLAGSRGTLSDSEIETNSATSAIFGKAHSLKPSVKEKLVGSPVRSSEDVSQRVYLYEGLLGRDKGSMWDQLEDAAMETFSISKERSTLWDQMQFWEDAFLDAVMLEREGMGMDQGPQEMIDRYLSLGEHDRKRLEDDEDRLLATLLHNLVSYMLLMKVNKNDIRKKVRRLMGKSHIGLVYSQQINEVLDQLANLNGRDLSIRSSGSRHMKKQTFVVHAGTDTNGDIFFMEVCDDCVVLRSNIGTVYERWWYEKLINMTYCPKTKVLCLWRRNGSETQLNKFYTKKCRELYYCVKDSMERAAARQQSIKPGPELGGEFPVQDMKTGEGGLLQVTLEGINLKFMHNQFLKLKKW, encoded by the exons ATGGTGCAAAAGAAGAAGTTCTGTCCTCGGTTACTTGACTATCTAGTGATCGTAGGGGCCAG GCACCCGAGCAGTGACAGTGTGGCCCAGACTCCAGAATTGCTAAGGCGGTACCCGTTAGAGGATCACCCTGAGTTTCCCCTGCCCCCAGATGTCGTGTTCTTCTGCCAGCCAGAGGGCTGTCTGAGTGTGCGGCAGCGGCGCATGAGCCTGCGGGACGACACCTCTTTTGTCTTCACTCTCACCGACAAGGACACTGGAGTCACGCGTTATGGCATCTGTGTTAACTTCTACCGCTCCTTCCAGAAACGCATGCCTAAGGAAAAGGGGGATGCTGGGGCAGGGTCCCGTGGGAAGCAAGGACCCCGTGCCACCTGCGTCTCAGAAGAGGCTGGCACTGAGAACTCAGAGAGTGGCTCGTCCCTGCAGCCTCCCAGTGCTGACTCCACCTCGGACGTGAGCCAGTCTCCTCGGGGCAAACACCGGGCCAAGGCAGGGAGCCGCTCCCGCAACAGCACTCTGACATCGCTGTGTGTGCTCAGCCACTACCCCTTCTTCTCCACCTTCCGAGAGTGTCTGTACACCCTCAAACGCCTGGTGGACTGCTGTAGTGAGCGGCTGCTGGGCAAGAAACTAGGTATCCCTCGAGGCATACAAAG GGACACCATGTGGCGCATCTTTACCGGATCATTGTTAGTAGAAGAGAAGTCAAGTGCCCTTCTGCATGACCTTCGAGAGATTGAGGCCTGGATTTATCGATTGCTGCGCTCCCCAGTACCCGTCTCCGGGCAGAAGCGAGTGGACATTGAGGTCCTACCCCAGGAGCTCCAGCAAGCTCTGACCTTTGCTCTTCCAGACCCCTCTCGATTCACCCTGGTAGATTTCCCACTGCACCTTCCCTTGGAACTTCTGGGTGTGGATGCCTGCCTTCAGGTGCTAACCTGCATCCTATTAGAGCACAAG GTGGTGCTACAGTCCCGAGACTACAACGCACTCTCCATGTCCGTGATGGCATTTGTGGCAATGATCTATCCCTTGGAGTATATGTTTCCTGTTATCCCACTGCTGCCCACCTGCATGGCATCTGCAGAACAG CTGCTGTTGGCTCCAACACCGTACATCATCGGGGTCCCTGCCAGCTTCTTCCTCTATAAATTGGACTTCAAAATGCCTGATGACGTATGGCTAGTGGATCTGGACAGCAACAGG GTGATTGCCCCCACCAATGCAGAAGTGCTGCCTATCCTGCCAGAACCAGAATCATTAGAGttgaaaaaacatttaaagcag GCTCTCGCCAGCATGAGTCTCAACACCCAGCCCATCCTCAATCTGGAGAAATTCCATGAGGGCCAAGAGATCCCTCTTCTCTTGGGAAGGCCTTCTAATGACCTGCAGTCCACACCTTCTACAGAATTCAACCCACTCATCTATGGCAATGATGTGGATTCTGTGGATGTCGCAACCAG AGTGGCCATGGTCCGTTTCTTCAACTCCCCCAACGTGCTGCAGGGCTTTCAGATGCACACACGTACCCTGCGTCTCTTCCCCCGGCCCGTGGTAGCTTTTCAAGCTGGCTCCTTTCTAGCCTCACGTCCCCGGCAGACTCCTTTTGCTGAGAAATTGGCCAGGACTCAGGCTGTGGAGTACTTTGGAGAATGGATCCTCAACCCCACCAACTATGCCTTTCAGCGAATTCACAACA ACATGTTCGATCCAGCCCTGATTGGCGACAAGCCAAAGTGGTACGCCCACCAGCTGCAGCCCATCCACTATCGGGTCTACGACAGCAGCTCCCAGCTGGCTGAGGCGCTGCGCGTGCCGCCAGAGCGCGACTCTGACTCTGACCCTACTGATGACAG TGGCAGTGATAGTATGGATTATGATGACTCAAGCTCTTCTTACTCCTCCCTTGGTGACTTTGTCAGTGAAATGATGAAATGTGACATCAATGGTGATACTCCTA ATGTGGATCCTCTGACACACGCAGCACTGGGGGACGCCAGTGAGGTAGCAATTGATGAGCTGCAAAACCCAAAGGAAGCAGAGGAGCCTGGCCCAGATGGCGAGAACTCTCGGGAAAACCCCCCTCTGCGTTCTAGCTCCAGCACCACCGCCAGCAGTAGCCCCAGCACCATCATCCATGGAGCCACTTCT GAACCTGCCGACTCAACAGAGATGGATGATAAGGCAGCAGTGGGCATCTCCAAGCCCTTCCCCTCTGTGCCTCCCAGCATTGGCAAATCGAACGTGGACAAGCGTCAGGCAGAAATTGGAGAGGG GGCTCAAAAGCTGCTGCGGCCCAACAGCTTGAAACTGGCAAGCGACTCAGATGCAGAGTCAGACTCTCGAGCGAGCTCGCCCACCTCCACCGTCTCCAACAACAGCACCGAAGGCTTCGGGGGCATCATGTCTTTCGCCA GCAGCCTCTATCGGAATCACAGCACGAGCTTCAGTCTTTCAAACCTCACCCTGCCTGCCAAAGGTGCCCGAGAGAAGACCACCCCCTTCCCCAGTCTGAAAG TATTTGGGCTAAATACTCTAATGGAGATTGTTACTGAAGCCGGCCCCGGGAGTGGTGAAG gaaacagaaggGCCTTAGTCGACCAGAAGTCATCTGTCATTAAACACAGCCCAACAGTGAAAAGAGAGCCTCCATCACCTCAGGgtcgatccagcaattccag TGAGAACCAGCAGTTCCTGAAGGAGGTGGTGCACAGCGTGCTGGATGGCCAGGGAGTTGGCTGGCTCAACATGAAGAAGGTGCGACGGCTGCTGGAGAGCGAGCAGCTGCGAGTCTTTGTCCTGAGCAAGCTGAATCGCACAGTGCAGTCAGAGGACGATGCCCGGCAGGACATCATCCCAGATGTG GAGATCAGTCGGAAGGTATACAAGGGCATGTTAGACCTGCTCAAGTGCACGGTCCTCAGTCTGGAGCAGTCCTATGCCCACGCAGGTCTGGGAGGCATGGCCAGCATCTTTGGGCTTCTGGAGATCGCCCAGACCCACTACTATAGTAAAG AACCAGACAAGCGGAAGAGGAGTCCAACAGAGAGCATAAACACACCAGTTGGCAAGGACCCTGGCCTGGCTGGGCGGGGAGACGCGAAAGCCATGGCACAGCTGAGAGTTCCCCAGCTGGGGCCCCGGGCATCGAGTGCTCCAGGAAGGAGTCCCAAGGAATTGGACACCAGAAGTTTAAAGGAAGAGAATTTTGTAGCATCTGTTG GGCCTGAAGTAATCAAACCTGTCTTTGACATTGGTGAGACGGAGGAGAAGAAGTCCCAGGTCAGCGCAGACAGTGGTGTGAGCCTGACATCTGGTTCCCAG AGGACTGATCCAGACTCTGTCATCGGTGTGAGTCCAGCTGTTATGATCCGAAGCTCAAGTCAGGACTCTGAAGTTAGCACCGTG gtGAGCAATAGCTCTGGAGAGACCCTTGGGGCGGACAGTGACCTGAGCAGCAACGCAGGTGATGGACCAGGCGGTGAGGGCGGCGCCCACTTGGCGGGCTCTCGGGGCACTTTGTCTGATAGTGAAATTGAAACCAACTCTGCCACCAGCGCCATCTTT GGTAAAGCCCACAGCTTGAAGCCAAGTGTAAAGGAGAAGCTGGTGGGCAGCCCAGTTCGCTCTTCTGAAGATGTAAGCCAGCGAGTCTATCTCTACGAAGGACTCTTAG GAAGGGACAAAGGATCGATGTGGGACCAGTTAGAGGATGCTGCTATGGAGACCTTTTCTATAA GCAAAGAGCGTTCTACTTTGTGGGACCAAATGCAGTTCTGGGAAGATGCGTTCTTAGATGCTGTGATGTTGGAGAGAGAAGGGATGGGTATGGACCAGGGCCCTCAGGAAATGATAGACAG GTACCTGTCCCTGGGAGAGCATGACCGGAAGCGCCTAGAGGATGATGAAGATCGTTTGCTGGCCACACTCTTGCACAACCTCGTCTCCTACATGCTGCTGATGAAG GTAAATAAGAATGACATCCGGAAGAAGGTGAGGCGCCTGATGGGAAAGTCCCACATTGGGCTTGTGTACAGCCAGCAAATCAACGAAGTGCTCGACCAGCTGGCAAACCTG AATGGACGTGATCTCTCTATCCGGTCCAGTGGCAGCCGGCACATGAAGAAGCAGACATTTGTGGTACATGCGGGGACAGACACAAATGGAGACATCTTTTTCATGGAG